The Onthophagus taurus isolate NC chromosome 6, IU_Otau_3.0, whole genome shotgun sequence region ATTCtacaaatgtttttatatagtttctccatagttttttaaaaattttgattttgaggttaggatgctttttttttggttattaaaATGACAGGTTGACAAGCAGCGTCGCCAACCGAtatataaatgttaaattaataaattgctatttatcaaaataagttgttataataattgtaatgaataattataatgatatacactaatttgtttatttttttatttatataaatcatttttaataattattaattgtcaCTTTGACAATGACAAACAGTGTTGCCAAAAGGATCCGTTTTATGTTATGGATGTTTATGCTGTAAATGTTTGATAATtccaaaaacaataagaaaaaatgagtACTAAACAGAAAAAGCAAAAAGGGCGATCTCGAAGGCGGGAAGTGAACTTAGAAAAAGTATGTAGATGTTGTTTAAGTGATAAAGGAACCTTAAAAGATGTTATTGATACAAAACTACCACCAATGTTACAATTTTGTACATCAATAGATGTaagtttgttgttttttagATGTTTTGTAACAATCAAATTGAATATTTGAATTGTTTAAGATGCTCGGGGATGACCAATTACCAAAACAAATTTGTATAGAATGTTTaagattaataacaaaattttacatatttaaaaggaaagcattaaaatgtaatatgtttttacaaaatttagtCAAAAAACGTTCGAAAGAAAAGTATTTTTCTGATATTTTGGATGAAGCAGTTAGTGTGGCTGATATTTCAGTTCAAGATCGCTTTGTGGGCTACGAAAATGAGGATGGTTCAGTTAttacaattgatttaaaaaagttaaaatcaaaaaccCTTGCTAGTGATAGCATAGAAGAAATTTATACAACTATAAGCTTAGTTGAACCACCACCATTAATCCCATTGGGTAATGCAAGCAAGGGAAAAACGaacgaaataaaaatcacTTCTACCCGAAAAGATGAAGATATAAAACCTCCACCCCCTTtagttccattaaaaaaacttaatttaagtGATAAACCAGTAGAAAATCAAACAGTAACTATTAAAACAGAAGATGATATTGAAAGTATATGTTTAACTTGCAAACAAAGCTTTGATTCCAACACAAATTTAATAGAACACGAAAAACAATGTCACAAAAAACATAAACTTCAATGTAACATTTGTGAAAAACAATTTGCTGATCGTAAAGCTCTTATCATACATTTAAAAGCTCATGTTCGGATTAAATCAGGGAATATGCTTAGTTGTCACTTTTGTGGTCAAAAATACGCAAATCAAAGTACTTTACAATTACACATTCGTAGACACACAGGTGAACGTCCTTTTAAATGTGAAGTATGCCATAAAGGTTTCGTTCGATATGCTGGGTTAAAAGAACACATGAGAACTCACTCGAAAATGAAACCATACGAATGCGACGTTTGTAAAAAATCgtttacatttaaatcaaatcTAACGCGCCACCGTTTTTTACACTCCTCACGTTTGCCCTTTTCGTGTAATTATTGCGGGCGAACGTTTGGACAAAACGATAATTTACAAACGCATATTCGTTCAAATCATACATTTGAACGTCCGTTTTTATGCACCGAATGTGGTACGGGGTTTGTAAGCGCGACGGGGTTAAAAAGGCACATGTACGTCCATACTGGTACTAAAAAGcatttttgtcaaaattgtaataaatcgtATTCGAATCTGGTCGATTTAAAAGTGCACGAAAGGGTACATAATTCGGCCGTTGAAATTCCAAAACCGTTCGCGTGTCATAAATGTAACAGGTCGTTCTTTTTACAGTGTAGGCTGCTTAAGCATATGAGGGTACATGAGAAGCCGTTTAGTTGTGATGAATGTGAAAGATCGTTTTTTAAACCGGAAAATTTgcagaaacataaaattcgtAAACATGAAATTGCTGTAAATAGAGTTTTAATGAAATCTGGTGTTAACGTAgaagttaatgaaaataaataatgatgatgtgtataaaaaatgtgaaataatataaaaatatttaatgttatgttgatttttcatttatgTTTAGTTAGtatttatcaaaatacactgtgttaattaattatcgtacccgacgtcctCATTGCAactatgcaaccaatatcacagtattggtattgcaatacgcgatttgcgtattcaAATATATTCagtgtgatattggttgcatacttgcaatgattaCGTTGGGTACGATACTACACTATATATATCAGTATTTATTAGAGTTTTGAAGAGtgttgtaaaaatttgaaattgatgcAAATGTTAAAGGTGACCAATATTTCCTATGTGAGTGTTTTGAATGTCAAGAAAGAGAATTTCGGGAAAATATAAGTTAAAATCGAGACTTGACAACGTTTTATAAACCAAGACCAAGACCTGCTTAACCTTTACATGCAAGAAAGA contains the following coding sequences:
- the LOC111418651 gene encoding zinc finger protein OZF-like isoform X1; its protein translation is MSTKQKKQKGRSRRREVNLEKVCRCCLSDKGTLKDVIDTKLPPMLQFCTSIDMLGDDQLPKQICIECLRLITKFYIFKRKALKCNMFLQNLVKKRSKEKYFSDILDEAVSVADISVQDRFVGYENEDGSVITIDLKKLKSKTLASDSIEEIYTTISLVEPPPLIPLGNASKGKTNEIKITSTRKDEDIKPPPPLVPLKKLNLSDKPVENQTVTIKTEDDIESICLTCKQSFDSNTNLIEHEKQCHKKHKLQCNICEKQFADRKALIIHLKAHVRIKSGNMLSCHFCGQKYANQSTLQLHIRRHTGERPFKCEVCHKGFVRYAGLKEHMRTHSKMKPYECDVCKKSFTFKSNLTRHRFLHSSRLPFSCNYCGRTFGQNDNLQTHIRSNHTFERPFLCTECGTGFVSATGLKRHMYVHTGTKKHFCQNCNKSYSNLVDLKVHERVHNSAVEIPKPFACHKCNRSFFLQCRLLKHMRVHEKPFSCDECERSFFKPENLQKHKIRKHEIAVNRVLMKSGVNVEVNENK
- the LOC111418651 gene encoding zinc finger protein OZF-like isoform X2 — protein: MLGDDQLPKQICIECLRLITKFYIFKRKALKCNMFLQNLVKKRSKEKYFSDILDEAVSVADISVQDRFVGYENEDGSVITIDLKKLKSKTLASDSIEEIYTTISLVEPPPLIPLGNASKGKTNEIKITSTRKDEDIKPPPPLVPLKKLNLSDKPVENQTVTIKTEDDIESICLTCKQSFDSNTNLIEHEKQCHKKHKLQCNICEKQFADRKALIIHLKAHVRIKSGNMLSCHFCGQKYANQSTLQLHIRRHTGERPFKCEVCHKGFVRYAGLKEHMRTHSKMKPYECDVCKKSFTFKSNLTRHRFLHSSRLPFSCNYCGRTFGQNDNLQTHIRSNHTFERPFLCTECGTGFVSATGLKRHMYVHTGTKKHFCQNCNKSYSNLVDLKVHERVHNSAVEIPKPFACHKCNRSFFLQCRLLKHMRVHEKPFSCDECERSFFKPENLQKHKIRKHEIAVNRVLMKSGVNVEVNENK